In the Salvia splendens isolate huo1 chromosome 16, SspV2, whole genome shotgun sequence genome, ttttctaataattacaagaacaagaaccaatggctcttgataccaaataatgtgaatcttaaggattcaagacacatatgtttgccccggacttgctcttgtaaatatttcaataacccaaacaaacccaacaagaaatgaaacaataaaaatggtggaaaagggagaaggtgaaggtgttatgatttagatagatgcttggaacctatggaccttctacaaaacaatgaagACAACCCAAGGCAACTTTCATCACCAAAGCAAGAatctaatggctccacaaaactagcaacacaagaactagaattgcataccttaacattcaatctaagcccgacaatagattaaaatacaaccacaagggattttgataaatcttcaaagaTGAAGAGGAATGCTCACAATGGAGTCTTTGTTAGGTTTACAAAATGTTCAAAAGCTGCTCAAGAAAAAACCCTAACATGTCTATTTATACTAGAAGTGAAAAaggagcaaaataaaataattcttgGTAAAAAAGACACATCCCGGACAAAACGCCTGATCGGGCGTTTCCCTAGGTTCATTCGCCCGCCCGAGCGAATTTCTGGACAAAAACTGATCTCTCgaccaaaacgcccgaccgggcgttttgcatgaGGAAAAACGCCAAGACAATGGTACCTAAAACTCTCTGAAGATTTAGCTAATTTTGGTCTTCAACAATCAGCCTCAGACCACTCCTTCTTCTTCAAACATGACAACATCTGTTTCTTTGGCATTGttgtatatgtagatgacattttGATAGCTACAAAACAACCCTGATCAGATAGAAAAATTCAAGGAATTTTGACTCTACACTTCAGGTTAAAGACCTTGGAGTCCCAAAATACTTTCTTGGTTTGGAGATTGCAAGAAACAAGAAAGGGATCATGATCTCTCAGAGAAAATATGCCATGGATCTGATCAGAGATGCAGGGCTATTGGGATGCAAGCCCTCTCATGTTCCTATGGATCCTCTAAAACAGCTCAAACAAGATTCTGGTAACTTGATGGAGGATCCATCTAAGTATAGAAGATTGATTGGAAGATTGCTATACTTGTGTATAACTAGGGCGGATATAACTTTTGCGGTTCACAAACTCAGTCAATTTGTGTCAAAACCTTGTGAAAAACATTGGGAGGCTGGTGAAAAGGTCCTAAGATATCTGAAGGACACACCTGGGCACAGTTTATTCTACTCAAGTGCTGCTAATTCTATACTTAGCAATTTTCtcagatgctgactgggcagcaTGTCCAGACACTCGAAGATCAATGACTGGTTATTGTTTATTTCTTGGAACATCATTAATCTCCCGGAGGGCAAAGAAACAACATACCATATCAAGATCATCAGCAGAAGCTGAATATCGTGCTATGGCACAAGCATCTTGTGAGGTAGTGTGGGCCACTGCATAGCTGAATAATTTTGGGGTCGAAAGAAGAAGGGCGGTGCCCCTATTTGTGATAATCAAGCTACAGTATATATATGCTCAAATCCAGTTTTCCATGAACGCACTAAACACATAGAGATTGATTGCCACACGGTGCGAGAGAAGTACTTGGAAGGAGTCATCAAACCAATGCACATCAGAAATCACTTGCAGTTAGCTAACATATTCACCAAGCCCTTAGGAGCATCTGTGTAATACCCGCTTTTATTATTACCTTTTCATGATAAGATGTTGTTTGAGAACGAGCAGATGATATGATAGACagtgaataaaaaaaatctgtaTTTGTTTTGATTGGTTGcgactggaaatattaaatacttGAATTGTTGTTGGTTAATCGTGTGGTGTAAGTAGTCGACGAGAATGACGTGTGATTTGTCGATGGAAAAATTTGAGCGTTCGTTAGTatttggaataacaccaaagtactaaaataaaataccaCAATTTAATCAATACTCAAAATCAAATATTTCGCCCTATCCCttttatctattttgttaattatttctgCCGTCAAATATTTGGTTAAATAATTCTCCTAACTTCTCCCACACGGTTTACCCCATATCCCATCTTTTCTTCAAAATCTCCAACTGAAGAATCAAATCTTTCTTCCTCATTGTAACGCACGCAGTCTTCTTTTCCTCACACATTCTTCCATCCGAAAtctgagaaaaaaaaagaaatcgcAAAACACCTTGAGTTTGACATCCAATCTGCCGTTATTTTCTTCTCTTCCTCGAAAGGTATTTTTCTCCTCCTAAACTccattaaacaaaacaatttcGTGTATTAATCGCCAGCCACAATTTCTTAACAGAGGAGAACCGAGAGAGCTCTCAAACCCTCCTATTTTGCTGGCAAGTTTTCTTCTTTCCAAAGGTATACCCCTTTATTTCAGAAACTCTGTACATTCATCCCATGACATAGTCCCATATATTCACAGTAGTTCACAGGAACAAATTCTTTTGAAAATCTGGAAACATGTATGTTGATACATTTTGTTAAAGCCTCGATCTTTAATGCTATTAGAAGTTGCCATTTTGTTTTATCTCTTCAACCTTAATTCTGGAAGATACTTCTGGCCActaatatttgatatttgaatAATTAGAGAATTTAATAAAAGGTTTAGAATGGGGAAAAGGGGATGGGACTTACCTGTTATGCGAGCAGTGCTGCTCGGCGACGGCTGCGAATTGCAGCGGCCATGGACGGCGGCTGCTGGTACAGCAGCGAGCGAGAGGGAGATGGATACTCTGTTTCTGACTTTGGATGAAAAtttgagggagagagagaatctGTTTAAGGGATTTTTTGTGTCTACTTGGATATAGAGACGAGAACTTGAGCTTGGTATTGAGGGAATTGTTTGTTGTGAATTTGTGGAAGCTGTAATGGTCTGGAATTGCCTATTTGTAGTtgtttgagagggtttgagccTGTGAATGAGGAAGAATGGGGGAGAGGGAATTGGACTAATGGTTGTAGGAGGAAGAGCCAGTTGCAGTGTGGAGATGATGGATTTGAGAGGTTGCGGTATATGAAGGTTCCGGACTTTGCTCAACCCTTGCTTTCGAGGGTTCAAGACGAGTGTCAGACCACGTGTCTGAGGAACTGCTCATGCATAGCTTATGCTTATGATATTAACATTGGTTGTATGTTTTGGAGTGATAGCTTGATTGACACACAGGAGTTAGACCGTGCTGGTGTTGATCTCTACGTTCGTCTCTCTGCTTCTGAGTTTGGTAAGTTTCTTCAAAATTTTTACTAGTTAATGATGCATCAAGGTTGAATGAATTTAAATGATCTCTATTTTATGCAGATAACCACAAGGAGAGAAAGTTGTTCATTATAATTGCAGTATTTGTGGGTTTTGTATGCATATCTTTTATACTGTTTATTGCTTGGTGGTTGATGAAGTGGAAAGGTGATTGGCCTATTGATATACTATTAGTTTTGAAACATTAAGTATATAAATTGTTGCATGTCACTCTTGAAATGATCATGTCCTTTATCAAATTAATCAGGGAGAAAAGCGCAAGATTCAAGTATTTTGGAATCAGGGCAAATGTTCACGACGGATTCAACTGCAATCGtgcaaaaaaatgaaacaagGGAGGTTAATATTGGCGATTTGCCAAAGTTCACATTCGAGATGCTTGCTAATGCAACCAACCAGTTCCATGAAGATAATCTTCTTGGGAGGGGAGGTTTTGGTCCTGTTTACAAGGTACAAAAACTTTACAATTAGATGCACTCAGTTTTGAACTGATTGAATGGCAAGATCTTATGATGACTGATGTGTGTTTTGGCAGGGAGTTCTGGCAAATGAGAAAGAAATTGCTGTGAAAAGACTATCTGCAGAATCTGGGCAAGGGATGCAAGAATTCATGAATGAAGTGATAGCCATTTATTTCCAAACTCCAACACAGGAATCCTGTGAAACTGCTGGGAGGTTGTgtagagaaagaagaaaagatTCTAATATATGAATACATGCCAAACAAAAGCTTGGATGCTTGTCTCTTTGGTCAGTTCAACGATCTTCATACGCATGTAAAAACATGTTCAACAGAAAGTTTTCATAATCTGTATGTTTTGAACAGGTTCTACCAATTCAACAAAGAGGTTATTAGATTGGAATATGCGTTCCAGCATTATCGAGGGCATTGGGCGAGGCATCCTGTACCTTCACAGAGACTCAAGACTAAGGATCATTCACAGAGACCTCAAGCCAAGTAATGTTCTGCTAGATAAGGACTGGAATCCAAAAATCTCAGATTTTGGGATGCCAAGAATATTTGCAGGCAATGAAGACCATGGCAGTACTGCAAGAGTCATGGGAACATAGTAAGTTGATATTCAACAGTTGTATACAGCTTCGGAGTGCTGATTCTTGAGATTATAAAAGGGAAAAAGAACACACACTATTTCAATGATGAATTGTCCTTGAGTCTCATAGGATGTGTAAGCAGTTgtaaaattttttataatagttTGAAACTATTCCTGGTAGTTAAATAAGTTATGCTTGAATTTCAGGCATGGAAAATGTGGAATGAGGGTAACGGTTTGAGTTTCGTGGAGGAAAGCATCGTAAGTAGGGAGACGGAGGAAGAGATGGTTCGATGCATTCAGATAGGCCTACTGTGTGTGCAAGAATATCCCAAGGATAGACCTTCCATTGAAATCGTGCTTTCGATGCTAAGTGGTGATATTGTGGAGCTACCAGTGCCTAAGCAGCCAGTGTTTGCGGAAAATGGTTCGACACCAGGCCTTAATGGATCAACACAGCAAAATATTTACTCCAATAACGGGCTCACTCTCAGCGTGCTTGAGGGACGATGAATATATTAATTGTTATCCCTTCTTGCTTTGTAGTAGTACTACAATTTTGTTTCCTAGAGCTGTTTGTATTGTTAATGTCCtttctttttatattaattaaagatGAGTACCCGAAATAGATCCAAGAACATCTTACTGAAAGTTGTGTAGCTATGAAAAGATTCGACGAGGAATGAGACGCCAAAACTATATATACCAACCAAATATTGATTTAGAACGTGAaaacactataaaaaaaatagaatatcaaTCAAAAGTGAATAATATAATGAGAGTTGGAAAAAGATTCATCGTCCATCAAGCACACTAATAGTGAGCTCGTAGCTTGTGTAAACATTCTGGTCTGTTGATCCATTTTCCGAAAGCACTGGCTGCTTTGGTGCTGCCAGCTCCACGATATCATGATTCAACATCGAAAGCACCATTTCAATGGAAGGTCTATCCTTGGGATGTTCTTGGACACAAAGCAGCCCTATCTGAATGCATCGAACCATCTCTTCCTCTGTCTCATTACTTGCGATGCTTTCCTCCACAAAACTCAAACCGTTACCCTCACTCCACATTTTCCAAGCCtgaaattcaaacataaataattCAATGGCTGGATTAGTTTCACAATAATATTTGAAAGTTGGGAAGTGCTTACACATCCAATTAGGCTCAAGGACCATTCATCATTGAAATAGTGTGTGTTCTTTTTTCCTATTATAATCTCCAATATCAGCACTCCAAAGCTGTAGACATCAGATTTTTCAGAAAATCTGCCTTCCATTCCGTATTCTGGCGCCATGTATCCGCTGTAAAATTATCTCACCGTGTTAGCAAAACTTACTGGTTTATTCTTAGCATGGTAACTGATTAAGACCAACTTACTATGTTCCCATGACTCTTGCAGTATTGCATTGGTCTTCATTGTCTCTGAATATTCTTGCAATGCCAAAATCCGAGATTTTGGGATTCCAGTCTTGGTCTAGCAGGACATTACTTGGTTTCAGGTCTCTGTGAATGACCCTTAGTCTTGAGTCTCTGTGAAGATACAGGATGCCTCGACTTATGCCTTCGATAATGTTGTAACGCATATTCCAATCTAACAACTTCTTTGTCGGATTCGTATGACCAAAGAGACAAGCATCCAAGCTTTTGTTTGGCATGTATTCATATACCAGaatcttctcttctttctcaACACAACCTCCCAGCAGTTTGACAAGATTCTTGTGTTGGAGTTTGGAAATCAGAATCACTTCATTCATGAATTCTTGCATTCCTTGTCCGGAGTCTGCTGATAGTCTCTTTACAGCGATTTCTTTCCCATTTGCCAGAATCCCCTACCAAAATACACATCAAACATCGTATGATCTTACTGTTCATTCTATTGGTGCTGAATTGAGAACATCTAACAATTAAAGTTTTTGTACCATGTAAACAGCCCTTCCAAGAAGGTTATCTTCATGGAACTGGTTTGTTGCATTAGCAAGCATCTTGAAAGTGAACTTTGGCAAATCACCTATATTAACTTCCTTTGTTTCATCTTTTAGCACGATTGCAGTTGAATCCATCGTGAACATCTGTCCTGCTTCCAAAATACTTGAATCTTGCGCTTTGCTCCCTGATTAATTTGATAAAGAACATGATCATTTCAAGAGTGAGATGCAGCAATATATATTTGTTGAGTGAAAAGCAATACTAATAGGTCAATCACCTTTCCTCTTCACTATAAACCACCAAGCAATAAACATCACAACAGATATGCAAACAAACCCACAGCAACTCCAATTATGATGTACAACTTTCTCTCCTTGTGGCTATCTGCATGCAGAAACAGATCATTCAACCTTGATACTTTATCATTAACTAGTACAAACTATGAAGGAAATTACCGAATTCAGAAGCAGAGAGACGAACGTAGAGGTCAACACCAACACCATCGAACTCCTGAGTGTCAATCAAGGTATCACTCCAAAACATACAACCAATGTAACTATCATAAGCATAAGCTATGCAGGAGCAGTTCCCCCGACATAAGGCCGCACACTCGTCTTGAACACTGGAAGACGAGGGTTTAGCAAAGTCCGGAACCTTCATATACTGCACCCTCTCAAATCCATCGTCTCCACATCGCAACTGGTTCCTCCTCCTGCAACCACTAGTCCAATTCCCTCTCCCCCATTCTTCCTCATTTACAGGTTCAAACCCTCTCAAACATCTACAAATAGGCGAGCATTGCAGCTACCAAACACCCCACACTTGCCATAAACATCACACTCGTTTTTCGGATAGGCCACCACGTCCCATCTCTTCTCCATTTTATTCCACACCTTTCGTATCACACTTCGTGAAGAATTCCATATGACAATCCCATCAATCGGCGGAGGAGAGAAGAAGATATTGCCAGCACCATCACTATTCACTTGAGCGATCGCATCTAAGTAGGCGTAGAACACGTCCTTTATCCCAAGAAATATCTGCCCGTTCCACGGTCCGCTCCTCCAGTGCGGCCGCCCGTCATTCCACGAGAAAAGCTGCACGGTCCCGCTCATGGCGTCGATGCCCCCTGTAAAGCTCCCCATCCCCGGGTCGGTCTCGTTTTTCCATGCCGTCAGCAGCACCTGTTTCCCGGTGTTTACGTTCTGGCTTATCCTCATTCCCTGAACCATAGCATCCGTAGGATGTGAGAAAGACTCCCACAACGTGTCTCCAGAgtcctcttcccgcaagacgagattcCCAGTATCCAGGATTTGGACGATTGAATTAATGACGGGAGAGGTAGTGGTGAGATTGGTCGACCAAACAGTTCGATTAGTCCCGTCCAAGACGACGAGATTGCCGCCTTTAGACAGAGTAGCGGCGCCGGAAGAATCTTTAAGGGGTGTGTCTCTGTTGGCGACCCAAATCACGGTTTCTTCCGACAAGGAGAAGGAGATTCCTACgtagcggttggtggtgtttgGAGGAGAGAAGAATCTCAATATGTAGTTCTGCTTTGCTGATACCATGGTTTCTCCATCTTTGATCACCACACCGGCTGAAATTGTGTCATTTTGTAAGCTCAAACATAC is a window encoding:
- the LOC121770432 gene encoding uncharacterized mitochondrial protein AtMg00810-like codes for the protein MISQRKYAMDLIRDAGLLGCKPSHVPMDPLKQLKQDSGNLMEDPSKYRRLIGRLLYLCITRADITFAVHKLSQFVSKPCEKHWEAGEKVLRYLKDTPGHNADWAACPDTRRSMTGYCLFLGTSLISRRAKKQHTISRSSAEAEYRAMAQASCEVVWATA
- the LOC121770433 gene encoding G-type lectin S-receptor-like serine/threonine-protein kinase At1g11330 — protein: MKVPDFAKPSSSSVQDECAALCRGNCSCIAYAYDSYIGCMFWSDTLIDTQEFDGVGVDLYPQGEKVVHHNWSCCGFVCISVVMFIAWWFIVKRKGSKAQDSSILEAGQMFTMDSTAIVLKDETKEVNIGDLPKFTFKMLANATNQFHEDNLLGRAVYMGILANGKEIAVKRLSADSGQGMQEFMNEVILISKLQHKNLVKLLGGCVEKEEKILVYEYMPNKSLDACLFGHTNPTKKLLDWNMRYNIIEGISRGILYLHRDSRLRVIHRDLKPSNVLLDQDWNPKISDFGIARIFRDNEDQCNTARVMGTYGYMAPEYGMEGRFSEKSDVYSFGVLILEIIIGKKNTHYFNDEWSLSLIGCAWKMWSEGNGLSFVEESIASNETEEEMVRCIQIGLLCVQEHPKDRPSIEMVLSMLNHDIVELAAPKQPVLSENGSTDQNVYTSYELTISVLDGR
- the LOC121771622 gene encoding G-type lectin S-receptor-like serine/threonine-protein kinase At1g11300, with protein sequence MVSAKQNYILRFFSPPNTTNRYVGISFSLSEETVIWVANRDTPLKDSSGAATLSKGGNLVVLDGTNRTVWSTNLTTTSPVINSIVQILDTGNLVLREEDSGDTLWESFSHPTDAMVQGMRISQNVNTGKQVLLTAWKNETDPGMGSFTGGIDAMSGTVQLFSWNDGRPHWRSGPWNGQIFLGIKDVFYAYLDAIAQVNSDGAGNIFFSPPPIDGIVIWNSSRSVIRKVWNKMEKRWDVVAYPKNECDVYGKCGVFGSCNARLFVDV